The Zingiber officinale cultivar Zhangliang chromosome 10A, Zo_v1.1, whole genome shotgun sequence genome contains a region encoding:
- the LOC122026462 gene encoding probable serine/threonine-protein kinase At1g01540, producing the protein AVGLNSTDPTAKCSYQTASPLISLEYSNRWDPMTDERSSIGSSQEAPQIYRFNLEEIECATQYFSEVNLLSKKSSFAATYKGILHDGTEVAVKRINKTSCKSEEAEFLMGLKALTLLRHENLVGLRGFCYSRARGECFLIYDFVANGSLSEYLDVKCDEIHKVLDWSVRVCIIKGIAKGMEYLHSDKPSKPSLLHQNMSSTKVLIDRHFNPLLSSSALHKLLADDAIFSSLKTSAAMGYLAPEYSTN; encoded by the exons GCTGTTGGCCTCAATAGCACTGATCCAACTGCTAAGtgctcatatcaaactgcttCTCCACTCATTAGCCTTGAGTACTCCAACCGCTGGGATCCAATGACCGATGAGAGGAGCAGTATCGGGTCATCTCAAGAGGCTCCTCAGATCTATAGGTTTAACTTGGAGGAGATAGAATGTGCTACTCAGTACTTTTCGGAGGTGAATTTACTTAGCAAGAAAAGCAGCTTTGCGGCAACATACAAGGGGATACTACACGATGGAACGGAGGTTGCAGTGAAGAGGATCAACAAGACTAGTTGCAAGTCAGAGGAAGCTGAGTTTCTCATGGGTTTGAAGGCATTGACATTGCTAAGGCATGAGAACCTAGTTGGATTAAGGGGCTTCTGTTATTCAAGAGCAAGAGGAGAGTGTTTCCTCATTTATGATTTTGTTGCAAATGGGAGTTTGTCGGAATATCTAGATGTCAAATGCGATGAGATTCACAAGGTCCTTGATTGGTCTGTAAGAGTTTGTATCATCAAAGGCATTGCTAAAG GTATGGAATATCTCCACAGCGACAAACCTAGCAAGCCCTCCTTGCTCCATCAAAACATGTCATCGACAAAAGTCCTCATTGACCGCCATTTCAACCCCCTACTCTCCAGTTCTGCCCTGCACAAACTATTAGCAGACGATGCCATTTTCTCCTCTCTCAAAACAAGTGCTGCCATGGGCTACTTAGCCCCCGAGTACTCtaccaattaa